One stretch of Penaeus chinensis breed Huanghai No. 1 chromosome 27, ASM1920278v2, whole genome shotgun sequence DNA includes these proteins:
- the LOC125039365 gene encoding putative neural-cadherin 2 has product MNVNKSETEKFDKILASFPRPSVRCICPHGTFGSRCKILSRHFEGGGQGDEAGKRDRVEDDLGGWAWVPSIPSCAEVHLSLEVLTGSPDATLLYSGPDHLPPAQGANSDMLALELRGGRPSLLLDLGAGPAALSLNASYSLADSRWHRLDLIWKDELVEMIVDLCSGASIDGPPTQSSKSALNDSGIPTSSPPIPPDAHTCRGAARLSRGALLLNAAQPLQVGGLAHPPPAHTVYGWPKPILGRPLRGCVRNLRINGELIDLGHGLLGQKSSPGCKAADCLASGINCGVHGRCHGSPGYLRCECQPGWSGPDCATPSTPTAFQVNSYVKLALSFTPLAYTTTVHLRFRTWQRRGELVVLSSQHGRDRFAVQLDNGRLCLVLQLHPDPQRSLCLTRAQVTDGQWHTVSASSALSSGFLTASVCF; this is encoded by the exons atGAATGTCAACAAAAGTGAAACAGAGAAATTTGACAAAATTCTAGCCAGCTTTCCCCGCCCTTCCGTCAGATGCATCTGCCCGCACGGAACCTTCGGGTCGCGCTGCAAGATCCTGAGCAGACACTTCGAAGGCGGCGGGCAAGGGGACGAAGCCGGGAAACGCGACCGGGTCGAGGACGACCTCGGCGGGTGGGCGTGGGTGCCGTCCATCCCCTCGTGCGCGGAGGTCCACCTCAGCCTCGAGGTCCTCACCGGCTCCCCCGACGCGACGCTCCTGTACTCCGGCCCCGACCACCTCCCGCCGGCGCAGGGGGCCAACTCGGACATGCTGGCCCTCGAACTCCGCGGcggccgcccctccctcctcctcgacctcggcGCCGGACCGGCCGCCCTCAGCCTCAATGCCTCCTACTCCCTCGCCGACTCCAGGTGGCACAGGCTCGACCTCATTTGGAAGGACGAG CTTGTGGAGATGATCGTGGACCTGTGTTCGGGCGCCAGCATCGACGGCCCGCCCACCCAGTCGTCCAAATCCGCCCTTAACGACTCCGGGATTCCGACGTCCTCCCCGCCCATCCCCCCGGACGCCCACACCTGCAGGGGCGCGGCGAGACTCTCCCGGGGCGCCCTTCTGCTCAACGCCGCCCAGCCCTTGCAGGTGGGAGGGCTCGCCCACCCGCCGCCCGCCCACACAGTGTACGGGTGGCCCAAGCCCATCCTGGGGCGCCCTCTCAGGGGCTGCGTCAGGAACCTCAGAATTAACGGCGAG tTGATCGACTTGGGGCACGGACTCCTCGGCCAGAAGAGTTCTCCGGGGTGCAAGGCCGCCGATTGTCTCGCCAGCGGCATCAACTGCGGCGTCCACGGCAG GTGCCACGGATCTCCGGGTTACCTGCGGTGCGAGTGCCAACCTGGCTGGTCTGGCCCTGACTGTGCCACGCCCTCGACACCCACGGCATTCCAGGTCAACAGTTACGTcaaactcgctctctccttcacgCCCCTCGCCTACACCACCACCGTCCATCTCAG GTTCCGTACGTGGCAACGCAGAGGAGAGCTCGTGGTCCTCTCCTCCCAGCACGGCCGAGATCGCTTCGCTGTGCAACTAGACAACGGCCGATTGTGTCTCGTGTTGCAGCTTCATCCGGATCCCCAGAGGTCGCTGTGTCTCACGCGAGCTCAAGTCACAGACGGACAATGGCACACCGTCTCCGCCTCAAG